The following proteins are co-located in the Fluviicola sp. genome:
- the ccoG gene encoding cytochrome c oxidase accessory protein CcoG produces the protein MEEAFRDHIATVNQDGKRVWVYPKKPKGKFTNRRKLISYSLLVFLLSAPFIKINGDQLIEINILERKFSMFGATFWPQDLYLFAVMLIIAIVFVILFTIIYGRLFCGWFCPQTIFMEFVFRQVEYWIDGDWTKQRALDKQAWNAQKWAKRILKHTIFWLISFVIANIFLAYIIGSNALLKIITEPVREHIGGLISIGIFTTIFYFVFSWLREQVCTTICPYGRLQGVLLDQNSMVVAYDYVRGEDRGKFRKGEDRPSAKKGDCIDCSQCVHVCPTGIDIRNGTQLECVNCTACIDACDSMMEGVGLEKGLIRFVSENGIRNRTRFQWTRRVISYTVLLVILIGIWVTMMAIREDFSTTIIRQRGSTYQLTREKDISNIFEIDLTNKTKEVFRVKLVSSDPSVKLELASDSLELPGQKHIRERFLARFPYSFIQNGTRKIDIIIVGNGKEMDRVRIKVIGPSF, from the coding sequence ATGGAAGAAGCATTTAGAGATCATATTGCAACAGTTAACCAGGATGGAAAACGCGTGTGGGTTTATCCTAAAAAACCGAAGGGAAAATTCACCAACCGCCGGAAACTGATCAGTTACTCTTTATTGGTTTTCCTGCTAAGTGCGCCATTTATAAAAATCAATGGAGATCAGCTCATTGAGATAAATATCCTGGAACGGAAGTTTTCCATGTTCGGGGCTACGTTCTGGCCGCAAGACCTTTACTTATTTGCTGTAATGCTCATTATCGCCATCGTTTTCGTTATTCTCTTCACGATTATCTATGGACGGTTGTTTTGTGGCTGGTTCTGCCCTCAAACCATTTTTATGGAATTTGTTTTTCGCCAGGTTGAATACTGGATCGACGGAGACTGGACCAAACAAAGGGCATTGGACAAACAAGCATGGAACGCGCAAAAATGGGCAAAAAGAATACTCAAACACACGATTTTCTGGCTCATCTCCTTTGTGATTGCAAATATTTTCCTGGCTTACATTATAGGTAGTAATGCCTTACTTAAAATCATTACGGAACCGGTCCGTGAACATATCGGGGGATTGATCTCCATCGGAATTTTTACAACCATCTTCTATTTCGTTTTTTCCTGGCTGAGAGAACAGGTGTGTACGACCATTTGCCCGTATGGAAGGTTACAGGGAGTTTTGCTTGATCAAAATTCCATGGTTGTGGCTTATGATTATGTGAGAGGAGAAGACCGGGGTAAATTCCGAAAGGGAGAAGACAGGCCCTCCGCTAAAAAAGGGGATTGCATTGATTGTTCGCAATGTGTTCATGTTTGTCCTACGGGAATTGACATCCGGAACGGGACACAATTGGAATGTGTGAATTGCACGGCTTGCATTGATGCCTGCGATTCCATGATGGAAGGTGTTGGCCTGGAAAAAGGATTGATCCGTTTTGTTTCGGAAAACGGGATCCGGAACCGCACGCGTTTTCAATGGACAAGAAGGGTGATTTCGTATACCGTTCTGTTGGTGATCTTAATCGGGATCTGGGTTACCATGATGGCCATTCGCGAAGATTTTTCCACGACCATTATACGTCAGCGCGGATCTACCTACCAACTGACCAGGGAAAAGGATATCAGTAATATTTTTGAAATCGACCTGACCAACAAGACCAAAGAAGTTTTCCGGGTGAAGCTGGTTTCTTCAGATCCTTCGGTGAAATTGGAATTAGCCAGCGACTCACTTGAACTCCCCGGTCAAAAACACATCCGTGAACGGTTTTTAGCACGGTTCCCCTACTCTTTTATTCAAAACGGGACCCGGAAAATTGACATTATCATTGTGGGGAACGGAAAAGAAATGGACCGGGTGAGAATTAAAGTGATCGGGCCGAGCTTTTAG
- a CDS encoding c-type cytochrome yields the protein MKIHQLLIIPVLFLQTTVVFSQGEALFKSKCNTCHAVDKNSTGPWLKGVKAKWSDAGEGELLYDWVKNSKSLIAGGNSKMALAIKDFSGSEMPPQQASNEEIDQILEYVDTYTPPVKATETGTPGATEEVKLIPDYKGNLNIFYALGTLMVILLLAIILMSSSILSFVKSDLFRQKLKDRENLTRLLIILISVGAVFFPGTSYGMSTPDPANPAEAEYPWLLVEKFDLYVLIGINLILLVIVLYLRGLFNDFYYMVYPRKVKPAKPAQKRAVKILVDSVPIEEESSILMEHEYDGIRELDNNLPPWWVWGFYASIVFAFIYLFNYHLFNTGDLQTEEYNKSMALAQKEIDLYLKEAAMNVDENTVTLLTDETGLGSGKHLFEANCTACHKDGSGDIGPNLTDNFWLYGNDIKTVFGTIKNGTTNGMPEHASKLNPVQLQQVASYVLSLKYKPGKEPQGKEFPKNKRNGRSI from the coding sequence ATGAAAATCCATCAACTACTTATTATACCTGTGTTGTTCCTGCAAACAACCGTTGTTTTTAGCCAGGGTGAAGCCTTATTCAAATCAAAATGCAATACCTGTCATGCGGTTGACAAAAATTCTACCGGGCCGTGGCTCAAAGGTGTCAAGGCAAAATGGAGCGATGCCGGTGAGGGAGAATTATTGTATGATTGGGTCAAAAACTCTAAAAGTTTAATTGCCGGAGGTAACAGTAAAATGGCATTGGCAATCAAAGATTTTTCAGGTTCTGAAATGCCGCCGCAACAGGCAAGCAATGAAGAAATTGATCAAATCCTGGAGTATGTAGATACTTACACGCCTCCTGTAAAAGCAACTGAAACAGGAACTCCCGGTGCAACTGAAGAAGTCAAACTCATTCCCGATTATAAGGGGAACCTGAACATTTTTTATGCTTTGGGAACGCTGATGGTTATTTTACTGCTTGCCATTATCCTGATGAGCAGTTCCATCCTTTCATTTGTAAAATCCGATCTTTTCAGGCAGAAATTGAAAGACCGGGAGAACCTGACCAGGCTGCTGATTATCCTGATCAGTGTCGGGGCTGTATTTTTCCCCGGAACTTCTTATGGGATGAGTACTCCGGATCCGGCCAACCCGGCGGAAGCTGAATATCCCTGGTTGCTGGTTGAAAAATTCGACTTGTATGTTCTAATCGGGATTAACCTGATATTACTGGTGATTGTACTATACCTGCGGGGATTATTCAATGATTTCTACTACATGGTTTATCCCCGTAAAGTGAAGCCGGCAAAACCGGCACAAAAACGGGCGGTAAAAATCCTGGTAGATTCCGTTCCGATCGAAGAAGAAAGCAGCATTTTAATGGAACACGAATACGACGGGATTCGCGAATTGGACAACAATTTACCTCCCTGGTGGGTTTGGGGATTTTACGCAAGTATTGTTTTCGCCTTCATCTATCTTTTCAACTATCACCTTTTCAACACAGGTGATCTGCAGACCGAAGAATACAATAAGTCCATGGCTCTTGCACAAAAGGAAATCGATCTGTATCTGAAAGAAGCAGCGATGAACGTGGATGAAAACACGGTAACTCTCCTGACCGACGAAACGGGATTGGGGAGCGGGAAACACTTGTTCGAAGCCAATTGTACAGCCTGTCACAAAGACGGAAGCGGTGATATCGGCCCGAATTTGACGGACAACTTCTGGCTGTATGGAAACGATATTAAGACCGTTTTCGGGACGATCAAGAACGGAACCACGAATGGAATGCCCGAACATGCTTCCAAACTGAACCCGGTGCAATTGCAGCAGGTTGCTTCTTACGTATTGAGCCTGAAATACAAACCCGGAAAAGAACCGCAGGGGAAAGAATTCCCGAAAAATAAACGAAATGGAAGAAGCATTTAG
- a CDS encoding CcoQ/FixQ family Cbb3-type cytochrome c oxidase assembly chaperone, translated as MLRFIKHHLASESGVAFYGIFSLMIFVLFFLIVFIRLWKMKKSTIEELSAIPLSTDDITQNERP; from the coding sequence ATGTTACGATTTATTAAACACCATTTGGCAAGTGAATCGGGAGTAGCATTTTACGGGATATTCTCCCTGATGATCTTTGTGCTCTTCTTCCTGATCGTATTCATTCGCCTGTGGAAAATGAAAAAATCCACCATCGAAGAATTAAGCGCTATTCCTCTTAGTACGGATGATATAACTCAAAATGAAAGGCCATGA
- the ccoN gene encoding cytochrome-c oxidase, cbb3-type subunit I yields MEIETVKYDNRIVKNFAFATILWGVIGMLVGLIAALQLAFPEFFNDYLGFRYISFGRIRPLHTNAVIFAFVGNGIFMGVYYSLQRLLKTRMWSDKLSYLNFWGWQFIIVCAVLTLPFGISSSKEYAELEWWIDILIAIIWVLFGWNLFATILNRRVKHLYVAIWFYIATFVTVAMLHIFNSFELPISFLKSYSWYAGVQDALVQWWYGHNAVAFFLTTPYLGLMYYFVPKAANRPVYSYRLSIIHFWALIFIYIWAGPHHLLYTSLPDWAQSLGVVFSVMLIAPSWGGMLNGLLTLRGAWDRVRDDVMLKFMVVALTCYGMATFEGPLLSLKSVNMLSHFTDWTIAHVHVGGLGWNGMMTFGLIYWLIPKLFKTELYSRKLANQHFWIATLGIILYAVPMYIAGFMQGLSWQHFNPDGTLVHKDFLEIVIDMKPYYILRSVGGFLYIIGALMLVYNVIKTVKKGSFAANETVEVAVERAHAAKGREYWHRRIEGKPVRFMLLSILVVAIGGLAEIIPTIAVKSNIPTISSVKPYSPLELEGRDIYIREGCNNCHSQMIRPLRFETARYAPTPESGGYTKAGEHVYDHPFLWGSKRTGPDLAREGGLRGNLWHYKHMIDPKALSPGSIMPAYTWLKDDDLNTDLLAKKIEAMQTLGVPYPKGYAQKAKADLDQQALEIATDIVENTPKIALNGQDKNAKINELKQKEIIALIAYLQRMGTDIKVKQTKK; encoded by the coding sequence ATGGAAATAGAAACAGTAAAGTACGACAATAGGATTGTCAAAAATTTCGCATTCGCCACCATTCTTTGGGGCGTTATCGGGATGCTTGTGGGGTTAATTGCCGCCCTGCAATTGGCTTTTCCAGAATTTTTCAATGATTACCTGGGATTCCGGTACATTTCGTTTGGCAGAATCAGACCCCTGCATACCAACGCAGTGATTTTTGCCTTTGTGGGGAACGGTATTTTCATGGGTGTTTACTATTCACTCCAGCGTTTGTTGAAAACACGTATGTGGAGCGATAAACTGAGTTATTTGAATTTTTGGGGATGGCAATTTATCATTGTTTGTGCCGTTTTAACTTTGCCTTTTGGAATCAGTTCCAGCAAAGAATATGCAGAACTAGAATGGTGGATTGATATCCTGATCGCCATCATCTGGGTGCTGTTCGGATGGAACTTGTTTGCCACCATTCTGAATCGCCGCGTAAAGCATTTATACGTAGCGATCTGGTTTTACATCGCCACTTTTGTGACTGTTGCCATGTTGCACATTTTTAATTCATTCGAACTACCGATCTCTTTCTTAAAAAGCTATTCCTGGTATGCCGGAGTTCAGGATGCCCTGGTTCAATGGTGGTACGGACACAATGCGGTGGCTTTCTTCCTGACAACGCCTTACCTGGGACTGATGTATTACTTTGTTCCGAAAGCAGCCAATCGCCCGGTATATTCCTATCGTTTATCCATTATTCACTTTTGGGCGCTGATTTTCATTTACATCTGGGCCGGACCTCATCACCTGTTGTACACTTCATTACCGGATTGGGCTCAAAGTCTGGGTGTTGTATTTTCTGTCATGCTGATTGCTCCTTCCTGGGGTGGAATGCTAAACGGACTGCTGACATTGCGTGGTGCATGGGATCGTGTACGGGATGATGTGATGCTGAAATTTATGGTGGTAGCACTTACTTGTTACGGGATGGCCACCTTTGAAGGACCGCTGCTTTCTTTAAAATCAGTGAACATGCTTTCCCACTTTACCGATTGGACCATTGCTCACGTACACGTAGGAGGGCTTGGCTGGAACGGAATGATGACTTTCGGATTGATTTACTGGCTAATTCCTAAACTATTCAAGACGGAATTGTACTCCAGAAAACTGGCAAACCAGCATTTTTGGATTGCAACTTTGGGAATTATCCTGTACGCGGTTCCGATGTATATCGCAGGGTTTATGCAGGGACTAAGCTGGCAGCATTTCAATCCTGACGGAACTCTGGTCCACAAAGACTTTTTAGAAATTGTTATCGACATGAAGCCGTATTACATCCTGAGATCAGTCGGTGGCTTCCTTTACATCATCGGAGCTTTGATGCTTGTTTACAATGTGATTAAAACGGTCAAAAAAGGTTCGTTTGCTGCAAATGAAACAGTAGAAGTGGCTGTAGAAAGAGCACATGCGGCTAAAGGCAGGGAATATTGGCACCGCAGAATTGAAGGAAAACCGGTTCGATTCATGCTGCTGAGTATTTTGGTTGTTGCAATAGGAGGACTGGCAGAAATTATTCCGACCATCGCCGTGAAATCCAATATCCCGACGATCAGCAGTGTAAAACCTTATTCTCCGCTCGAACTGGAAGGCCGGGACATTTACATCCGAGAAGGCTGTAACAATTGTCACTCCCAAATGATCCGCCCGCTGCGTTTTGAAACGGCCCGCTATGCGCCCACTCCGGAAAGCGGAGGCTACACAAAAGCAGGTGAACATGTTTACGACCATCCGTTCCTATGGGGTTCCAAGAGAACCGGCCCTGATTTGGCCCGTGAAGGAGGATTACGCGGAAACCTCTGGCATTATAAGCACATGATAGACCCGAAAGCGTTGTCTCCCGGATCTATTATGCCGGCTTACACCTGGTTGAAAGACGACGATTTGAATACGGATTTATTAGCGAAAAAAATTGAAGCGATGCAAACGCTTGGGGTTCCTTATCCAAAAGGATACGCGCAAAAAGCAAAGGCCGATTTAGATCAACAAGCATTGGAAATCGCTACTGACATTGTTGAAAACACGCCGAAAATTGCGCTGAACGGCCAGGATAAAAATGCAAAGATCAACGAATTGAAACAGAAAGAAATCATCGCTCTGATCGCCTATCTGCAGCGTATGGGTACAGATATTAAAGTCAAACAAACTAAAAAATAA
- the ccoS gene encoding cbb3-type cytochrome oxidase assembly protein CcoS, with the protein MGMIYIMLIVSLCLAVFFLAIFLWAAKTGQYDDDYSPSVRILYEDDSTAHETNQNNDGNRNSKVRQ; encoded by the coding sequence ATGGGAATGATCTACATTATGCTAATCGTAAGCCTCTGTCTGGCGGTGTTTTTCCTGGCCATCTTTCTTTGGGCCGCCAAAACCGGACAGTATGACGACGATTATTCCCCGAGCGTCCGCATTCTTTACGAGGACGACTCGACTGCTCATGAAACAAATCAAAACAACGATGGAAATAGAAACAGTAAAGTACGACAATAG